The window AACCTACGGGATTATGACCAGTTAGAACGTGCTGACCATGCCTATCAGCCAGAATATCCTAAGCCTGATGGTAAACTGATATTTGATAAATCATCATCAGTATTTATTTCTAATACCAACCATACTGAAAACCAACCAAAGCATTTAAAATTAACCGATCCTACCGTGCCTATTTCTATGAACTTGCCGTTATATGCTGAGCCAGCACGTTTGTATTGTCCAGTTGGGGTTTATGAAGTGATCAAAGATGCTGAAGGTGCACATTTTGTGATCAATGCGCAAAACTGTATCCATTGCAAAACCTGTGATATTAAAGATCCGTCACAAAACATCACTTGGGTAACTCCCGAAGGTGGTGGCGGTCCTAACTATCCAAACATGTAAATTATAATGACTCTATAAAAAAACCGCTCTTAGCTATTTATATTTGGTTAGGAGCGGTTTTTATTTGCCTAAAATATTCAGTAGCCGTTAATCCGTCCAGGCATCACGATTGGCTTCGTCTTTGAGTTTGACAAAGTCATCAGGATTAAAGGTGATTTGCTCACCTGTTTTACCTTCTTTGATTTGTCGCTCATAGTCTCGTAGTATTCTTAGCGCCACTGGCGACAAGAGGACAATTGCTACTAAGTTGGTCAATGCCATTAGACCCATCGACAAATCAGCAAAGTTCCAAATAGCCGGTAAGCTAGCAACCGCCCCGACGAATACCATACCGAGCACTAGAAAACGAAACACCATAATCATTACTTTGGCGTTTCTGGCACCGGAGATAAATTCGAGGTTAGACTCACCATAGCTATAATTAGCAATGATAGAGGTGAACGAGAAGAAGAAAATGGCAATCGCTACAAAGATAACACCCAAGTCACCGACATATTGTGACAGCGCCAACTGAGTCAGCTGGATACCTTCTTGCTCAACATTAGGATCGACCACACCTGACAAGATAATGACTGAAGCAGTCGCTGTACAAATCACTAGCGTATCCATAAACACGCCCAGCATTTGCATAAAACCTTGTACTGCTGGATGATCAGGATAACTCTTTGCAGTAGCGGCAGCGTTGGGCGCTGAACCCATACCCGCTTCATTAGAGAATAAACCGCGCTTAATACCGTTGATCATCGCTTGAGCAATACCATAACCAATTACCCCACCTGCCGCTTGCTCGAAACCAACCTGCTAGCTCCTCGCCCATAATGCCCCCTTATTTACATATTTCGCATGTTTTCTATGTTCGTGTTATGACCAACATCACCTGCATTCTGAAATGCCTTAGTGATGCATCTCCGTCTCTCTACTTATTCATACTCGTTCAATTCTATGCTCATTCAAATACAAAGTATGTGATTGATATCATGTTGCTATATTTAATCGCTATATTTTAACTGACTGCCCCTAATTTAACTGTTTCATATTCTTATTTTAACTATTATTTATTATTAAACTTTTAAAAGGTTTTAAAATTATTTATTAAAAGACAATTATTATGAATTCCTAACTTTCATAAAAATTTTAGGACTTGATATTAGACCTCTTGCAAAAGTACCATTTCATTGACTTTCGCTAACGGAGTTATAAGAGCTGGCGATGACTTCCGCAAGAGGTCTATTTTGTATAAGATTGTATAAATCTCATGTAAATTAGAAAATCTTATTGTTATACCTTTTAACAATCATTCTATTAATTCTATTCCTAAAATAAATGCCATTTGTGCTGTATTAACTTTGAAATAGACATATAAATTTAAATCCTTAATATATATAAGGTGTTAGCATGTTATCCTAGCAATGTCATTTACTTTTACATTGTTTACCAACATAAGTTTTTTGTGGTGTCCACTAAAAAAATATTTTGTTACACTAAGTAATTTAAATTTACTTATTGTTAATTAAGTCAATATTGTATATATTCCTAATAAGTTCACAATTATCTCTTGCAATAATTTTTGGCATGAATAACTAAAAGAATAATAATTTAATAATCTTGTCAGGAAGATAAAGATAATAATAAGACAGCGGATTGTCATGCCCCACCGACCTTCCTCAATAAACACCATCATATTCATAAGATAAAATTAGTAAAACCCATAATTAATGTATCCATAACCAATATGAGACGTCATACAGATATTCTTTTAGGTTATTAAACTATTGTTCTACAATGCAATTTTTAGCAGTACCGAGCAATTTATGCCAGTTTTATAAGGCTTCGGTTTATAAAAACTAGCATAAATTTGCTCACTTTATTGGTAATTTTGGGTTGCTGAGACTAGTTAATTATTCTGATTTAGCTGTCTATGAAGCAAGTTTTATGATTGCAATATAGACACAATATCGCACTTTACGATAGACACTAAATCACAATGACTTGTTAGGCTCAAACTAGTAATCCTGTTTTTATGTCAGGCAAAAGGAGTTGTCCTATGGAGAACCACAGCGATTCATCCGGTTATTGGAAAGCCAATATCCGTCTCATTACAGGTAGCCTCGTCATTTGGGCTTTAGTTTCTTATGGTTTTGGCATCTTGCTACGTCCATTATTGTCAGGTATTAGGATAGGCGGTACCGATTTAGGTTTTTGGTTTGCACAACAAGGATCTATTGGCGTATTTATCATTTTAATCTTCTTCTACGCCTGGCGTATGAATAAATTAGATAAACAATATGGTGTAGACGAGGAATAGCCCTATGAGTCAATTTACGATTAATATTATTTTTGTGGGTCTATCCTTCGCTTTATACTTCGGTATTGCGATTTGGGCGCGCGCTGGTACGACAAGTGAGTTCTATGTGGCGGGCGGCGGCGTCCATCCCGTAGTGAATGGTATGGCAACGGCCGCTGACTGGATGAGTGCCGCGTCATTTATTTCTATGGCAGGTATTCTTGCTGCTGGTGGTTATGGTGCTTCAACCTACTTAATGGGTTGGACAGGTGGTTATGTACTACTGGCCATGCTCCTAGCGCCTTACTTACGTAAGTTTGGTAAGTTCACGGTGCCTGACTTTATTGGTGACCGTTTTTATTCTAAAACGGCAGCCATGATTGCAGTGGTCTGTTTGATTGTCGCCTCGACCACTTACGTTATCGGACAGATGACCGGTGCGGGCGTTGCGTTCTCACGCTTCTTAGAAGTTGAGAACGATACCGGTCTTATTATCGCTGCTGTCGTCGTATTCTTCTACGCGGTACTTGGTGGTATGAAAGGGATTACCTACACGCAGGTTGCGCAGTATGTGGTTCTAATGATTGCTTATACGATTCCTGCGGTCTTTATATCGCTTGAATTGACGGGCAATCCGATTCCAGGTTTTGGTTTGTTCTCAAACCATGTTGAGTCAGGTATACCCATCTTAACCAAGCTTGACCAAGTCGTCACCGATTTAGGCTTTACCGCTTATACCGCTGATGTGCCTAACAAGCTAAATATGGTGTTATTTACCTTATCACTCATGATTGGTACGGCAGGTCTACCACACGTTATCATTCGCTTCTTCACGGTTCCTAAAGTTGCTGATGCGCGCTGGACAGCCGGTTGGACATTGGTATTTATCTCGCTACTATACTTCACTGCTCCAGCAGTAGGTGCTATGGCGCGTCTAAACCTACTCGACACCATTTATCCACAAGGTGTTGACGAGCCTGCTCTTCCTTATGACCAACGTCCAGATTGGATGAAGACATGGGAAGATACCGGTCTTATTAAATATAACGACCTGAATAACGATGGTCGCATCCAGTTATATAGTGATAGTGGACTTGGCGCAGCAGAATTAGCATTAACTGCGGCAACAGCTGAAGGTGGCGACGTCGCTACAGCAACGACTACCGTTGAAGAAGCAAAAGCAGAACATGCTTTAGAACGTGATGGTATCTTTGTCGATAGAGGCTGGGCCGGTAACGAGCTCGATGTAAACGCTGACATCATAGTATTGGCTAACCCAGAAATCGCACAGCTACCACCATGGGTTATTGGTCTTATCGCAGCAGGCGGTTTGGCAGCAGCGCTATCAACGGCAGCTGGCCTACTACTCGCAATTTCATCAGCGATCAGTCATGACTTGATTAAAAGAAACCTTAATCCCAACATCAGTGATAAAGGCGAGCTAAAAGTAGCGCGTATCACCATGGGTGTGGCGATTGTCATTGCCACATGGTTGGGTATGAATCCACCAGGATTTGCCGCACAGGTGGTGGCATTAGCCTTTGGTATTGCAGGGGCATCACTGTTCCCTGTATTGATGATGGGTATTTTCTCTAAGCGTATTAACAACCTCGGCGCTATCGCTGGTATGTTAACGGGTCTGATTAGTATCTTAGTTTATATCTTTATTTTCAAAGGCTGGTTCTTCATCAGTGGTACTGCAAACTTCCCTGATACTGCAGAGTATTGGTTGTTCGGTATCTCGCCATTATCATTCGGCGCGGTAGGTGCTTTACTTAACTTTATCGTAGCATTCGCTGTTTCTTATGCTACTGCGCCACCACCACAACATATCCAAGAACTCGTGGAGAGCGTACGTTCTCCACGTGGTGCTGGCGGTGCCGTTGATCACTAAGCCCTATGTTCAATAAGCTTAGCTGCTACACGTATCACTGGTTACACCATAAATCACTCACAGGCAGCAGCTGCTTGTGAGTGATTTTTTTATCCTAGGATTGTTATAAATAAATTTATAATAAACGATTATTTTGTTAACCCGTTTCTAAAAATTAGAGAGAACGAGAAAGACAACCGCAAGTACTATAATGAGTAGGCTTAGGAAGTCTGACCACGTTAGCTTATTTTTTGATATTGGTATTAAATGCGCTGATTGCGTTAAGGAAAAGTCTTATGCTTTTTGAGTTTATCGCTACCATTGCCGCCGGATTCGGCCTAGCTGGAGTAGCACTTGTCATAACTCACCTCAGCAAACTCGCAGGTAAAAAGGCACCAAAATGGCTTATTCCATTGTTTGGCGCTATCGGTATCTTTGGCTTTCAAATACACCAAGAATACAGCTGGTTCGGTCAGCAGGTCGCTCAGCTTCCTGAGGGCGTCAATGTTGTTAAAAAAGTTGAAGAAAGCACATGGTTTCGCCCATGGTCATATGTTAAGCCCCAAATATTTCGCTTTATGGCCGCAGATAGCGGACAAGCCCGTGCTAACGTAGATAGTGAAGATATTTATTTGGTCAATTTATATTTATTTGAGAGACGTAGAAGTGTGCAGCAAGTGCCACAAGTTATCGACTGTACCGTACCTGCACGTGCAGACTATGTCTTACCAGAAAAAGGTAGTAAGCTGACGATTGATGAGCATATTAAGCAAACGACTCAATGGCGACCCTTAGAAAAAGACGATCCACTATTTATAAATGTTTGCTTAAGCAAAAAATAAGCGGATTATAAGTTGGCTAATAAGTATTTTCGTAGAGAAATATTGAAGGTATGGTCTTAATGATAGAAACTAATAACGCTTAGTGATACCTGTATAAGCATGCTTTGAGTTCGCCCCTAATAATAAGCCGGCGCATAGACCACCAAAGTGCGCCGCAAACGAGATACCCTGTTGCGGCATCAAACCCTGCTTAATAGTGAGCCAATACCCTGTGCCCATAACGATACAAGCTAACAGATACCCCCAACGCCTTGCGAACACGGCCCCACCTATCATATAACCGAGCATCGCAAAACACAGTCCTGACGCGCCGACATGAATCGATAATGGTGAGGCTATCAACCATGTCATTATGCCTGATGTGACAATGAGTTTAAGAATAGTACGGTAAGCATTATTTTCGAACAGGCCGAATAAAAATAATATCTGTAACAATACTAAGGTATTGCCCAGCAAATGGGCAAAGTTACCATGCATCGTCCACGAGGCAAACACACCTACCATACTACCCAAATCGAATGTACGCGGAACGATACCAAAAATATTCCACAGGCCAAATAGCGCAATTTTAT of the Psychrobacter sp. LV10R520-6 genome contains:
- a CDS encoding DUF4212 domain-containing protein, yielding MENHSDSSGYWKANIRLITGSLVIWALVSYGFGILLRPLLSGIRIGGTDLGFWFAQQGSIGVFIILIFFYAWRMNKLDKQYGVDEE
- a CDS encoding sodium:solute symporter family protein yields the protein MSQFTINIIFVGLSFALYFGIAIWARAGTTSEFYVAGGGVHPVVNGMATAADWMSAASFISMAGILAAGGYGASTYLMGWTGGYVLLAMLLAPYLRKFGKFTVPDFIGDRFYSKTAAMIAVVCLIVASTTYVIGQMTGAGVAFSRFLEVENDTGLIIAAVVVFFYAVLGGMKGITYTQVAQYVVLMIAYTIPAVFISLELTGNPIPGFGLFSNHVESGIPILTKLDQVVTDLGFTAYTADVPNKLNMVLFTLSLMIGTAGLPHVIIRFFTVPKVADARWTAGWTLVFISLLYFTAPAVGAMARLNLLDTIYPQGVDEPALPYDQRPDWMKTWEDTGLIKYNDLNNDGRIQLYSDSGLGAAELALTAATAEGGDVATATTTVEEAKAEHALERDGIFVDRGWAGNELDVNADIIVLANPEIAQLPPWVIGLIAAGGLAAALSTAAGLLLAISSAISHDLIKRNLNPNISDKGELKVARITMGVAIVIATWLGMNPPGFAAQVVALAFGIAGASLFPVLMMGIFSKRINNLGAIAGMLTGLISILVYIFIFKGWFFISGTANFPDTAEYWLFGISPLSFGAVGALLNFIVAFAVSYATAPPPQHIQELVESVRSPRGAGGAVDH
- a CDS encoding rhomboid family intramembrane serine protease, whose translation is MKWQPLFALVMARLKQVIGLYAFVLIPMWGMFFLNKIALFGLWNIFGIVPRTFDLGSMVGVFASWTMHGNFAHLLGNTLVLLQILFLFGLFENNAYRTILKLIVTSGIMTWLIASPLSIHVGASGLCFAMLGYMIGGAVFARRWGYLLACIVMGTGYWLTIKQGLMPQQGISFAAHFGGLCAGLLLGANSKHAYTGITKRY